A part of Mycolicibacterium sp. TUM20985 genomic DNA contains:
- a CDS encoding GAF domain-containing protein, whose product MHEPSVPEPAVAVGEDPRRYARLMSAVYDATMAGTRAPARPRSVIEDSWQRMRANRIDPDRLAAPVVELAGLEMLRRSSGLLAVLDEVSRNLESLIADGDNILVVADARGRVLWRSGSASVLNHADRLGFIEGAHWGETAVGTNAIGTALATSRAVTVFSAEHYQRSHHPWTCAGAPIKDPRTGQVIGVVDVSGPATTVHPTTVALVDVVARLAESRLREQHDRTLNRLRSVAAPILARIGAPALAVDNDGWVAAVDSLPLHTRILLPDETAPGRTWVPPLGMCEIELLPGGWLVRPTDEDASPGISRVTLDVRDSGAPSLEMVGQFGCWRHDISPRHAEILLVLATHRDGRSAPDLAGDLYGDRSRVVTVRAEMSRLRKQLTGLLHGRPYRFPPSAVVDVCYPVDRTTLLAASTAPAIRAMRRT is encoded by the coding sequence ATGCACGAGCCGTCCGTTCCCGAACCGGCCGTCGCGGTCGGCGAGGATCCCCGTCGGTACGCGCGGCTCATGTCGGCGGTGTACGACGCGACGATGGCGGGAACCCGCGCGCCGGCCCGTCCGCGATCGGTGATCGAGGACTCCTGGCAGCGGATGCGGGCCAACCGGATCGATCCCGACCGGCTCGCCGCGCCCGTCGTCGAGCTTGCCGGACTCGAGATGCTGCGACGGTCCTCGGGTCTGCTCGCAGTGTTGGACGAGGTGTCGCGGAACCTGGAGTCACTGATCGCCGACGGGGACAACATCCTCGTCGTGGCCGACGCGCGCGGCCGCGTGCTGTGGCGCAGCGGCTCGGCGTCGGTGCTCAACCACGCCGATCGGCTGGGCTTCATCGAAGGCGCGCACTGGGGTGAGACGGCCGTCGGCACCAACGCCATCGGGACGGCGCTGGCCACCAGTCGGGCCGTAACGGTGTTCTCCGCCGAGCACTACCAGCGCAGCCACCACCCGTGGACGTGTGCCGGAGCGCCGATCAAGGACCCCAGGACGGGCCAGGTGATCGGCGTGGTCGACGTCTCCGGACCAGCGACCACGGTGCACCCGACGACGGTCGCGTTGGTGGACGTAGTCGCGAGGCTTGCCGAGTCGCGATTGCGCGAACAGCACGACCGCACGCTGAACCGGCTGCGGTCGGTGGCGGCGCCCATCCTCGCGCGGATCGGTGCGCCTGCCCTCGCCGTCGACAACGACGGCTGGGTGGCGGCGGTCGATTCGCTGCCGCTGCACACCAGGATCCTGCTGCCCGACGAGACGGCGCCCGGGCGCACCTGGGTGCCGCCGCTCGGCATGTGCGAGATCGAACTGCTACCCGGCGGCTGGCTGGTGCGACCCACCGACGAGGACGCCTCGCCGGGCATCTCCCGCGTCACGCTCGACGTCCGCGATTCGGGTGCGCCCTCACTGGAGATGGTGGGCCAGTTCGGCTGCTGGCGCCACGACATCTCGCCGCGTCACGCCGAGATCCTGCTCGTCCTCGCCACTCACCGCGACGGACGTTCGGCGCCCGACCTCGCCGGTGATCTGTACGGTGACCGGTCCCGGGTGGTCACCGTTCGGGCCGAGATGTCGCGGCTGCGAAAGCAACTCACCGGCCTGCTGCACGGTCGGCCGTATCGCTTCCCGCCGTCCGCGGTGGTCGACGTCTGCTACCCGGTGGATCGCACGACGCTGCTCGCCGCCTCCACGGCGCCCGCCATCCGGGCCATGCGCCGAACGTGA
- the adh gene encoding aldehyde dehydrogenase, with protein MTVYARPGTEGSLMTFESRYDNYIGGEWVAPTAGRYFENPTPVTGKTFCEVARSDESDVEKALDAAHAAAPAWGKTSPAERSVILNKIADRIEENLESIALAESWDNGKPIRETLNADIPLAVDHFRYFAGAIRAQEGSLSQIDDDTVAYHFHEPLGVVGQIIPWNFPILMAVWKLAPALAAGNAIVLKPAEQTPASILYLMSVIGDLLPAGVLNVVNGFGVETGKPLASSNRIAKIAFTGETTTGRLIMQYASQNLIPVTLELGGKSPNIFFSDVMANVDDYQDKALEGFTMFALNQGEVCTCPSRSLIQADIYDEFLALAAIRTKAVRQGDPLDTETMIGAQASNDQLEKILSYIEIGKDEGAKVITGGERAELGGDLSGGYYVAPTIFTGHNKMRIFQEEIFGPVVAVTSFTDYDDAMAIANDTLYGLGAGVWSRDGNTAYRAGRDIKAGRVWTNCYHAYPAHAAFGGYKQSGIGRENHKMMLDHYQQTKNLLVSYSNKAQGFF; from the coding sequence ATGACTGTTTATGCGCGGCCAGGTACCGAAGGCTCGTTGATGACCTTCGAGTCCCGCTATGACAACTACATCGGCGGCGAGTGGGTGGCGCCGACCGCGGGCCGGTACTTCGAGAACCCCACACCGGTGACTGGCAAGACATTCTGCGAGGTCGCCCGCTCCGACGAGTCCGACGTCGAGAAGGCCCTGGACGCCGCCCACGCCGCCGCGCCCGCGTGGGGCAAGACCTCACCTGCGGAGCGTTCGGTCATCCTCAACAAGATCGCCGACCGCATCGAGGAGAATCTCGAGTCGATCGCGCTGGCCGAGTCCTGGGACAACGGCAAGCCGATTCGCGAGACCCTCAACGCGGACATCCCGTTGGCCGTCGACCACTTCCGTTACTTCGCCGGAGCCATTCGCGCGCAAGAGGGTTCGCTGAGCCAGATCGACGACGACACCGTCGCCTACCACTTCCACGAGCCGCTGGGTGTCGTCGGACAGATCATCCCCTGGAACTTCCCCATCCTGATGGCGGTGTGGAAGCTCGCCCCCGCACTCGCCGCTGGCAATGCCATCGTGCTCAAGCCCGCCGAGCAGACCCCGGCGTCGATCCTCTACCTGATGTCGGTGATCGGGGATCTGCTCCCCGCCGGAGTCCTCAACGTAGTCAACGGCTTTGGCGTCGAGACGGGCAAGCCGCTGGCATCGAGCAATCGAATCGCCAAGATCGCCTTCACCGGCGAGACCACGACCGGGCGACTGATCATGCAGTACGCATCGCAGAATCTGATTCCGGTGACCCTGGAACTCGGCGGCAAGAGTCCCAACATCTTCTTCTCCGACGTCATGGCCAACGTCGACGACTACCAGGACAAGGCGCTCGAGGGGTTCACGATGTTCGCCCTCAACCAGGGTGAGGTCTGTACCTGCCCGTCGCGCAGCCTCATTCAGGCCGACATCTACGACGAGTTCCTCGCTCTGGCCGCGATCCGCACCAAGGCCGTCCGTCAGGGCGATCCGCTGGACACCGAGACGATGATCGGCGCTCAGGCGTCCAACGACCAGCTCGAGAAGATCCTGTCCTACATCGAGATCGGCAAGGACGAGGGTGCCAAGGTCATCACCGGCGGGGAGCGCGCCGAGCTCGGCGGCGACCTGTCCGGCGGATACTACGTCGCCCCCACGATATTCACCGGTCACAACAAGATGCGGATCTTCCAGGAGGAGATCTTCGGGCCGGTCGTCGCGGTCACCTCGTTCACCGACTACGACGACGCGATGGCGATCGCCAATGACACGCTCTACGGCCTCGGCGCCGGCGTGTGGAGCCGCGACGGCAACACCGCCTACCGCGCCGGCCGCGACATCAAGGCCGGTCGGGTGTGGACCAACTGCTACCACGCCTACCCCGCGCACGCGGCGTTCGGCGGTTACAAGCAGTCCGGCATCGGTCGCGAGAACCACAAGATGATGCTCGACCACTACCAGCAGACCAAGAACCTGCTGGTGTCCTACAGCAACAAGGCCCAGGGCTTCTTCTAG
- a CDS encoding helix-turn-helix domain-containing protein gives MKAARVSALVPSAKVRAVHELFVAGDVDATYLNTTPLRRVVAESWQRSLARGVDPDRSGARSTELAQSVARMRAAHPLASALPLIRRLLVDDATSSGVMVAISGADGTLLWVEGDSTARRKGEAMNFVPGADWSERSAGTNAPGTALALNAEVQIHGSEHFSRIVQPWSCTAVPVHDPATGALIGAIDLTGGAEVSSQQTLALVRATVVAVENHLALLRFTGSAHTEPRPVGPPRLTVLGAGRAQWESTDGYGHMHRTTLTGRHADILVLLSRHPEGLSADHLAMLLDEKHLDVVTVRAEMSRLRKVVGPELLTSRPYRLNGPVSSDVADVFDALSAGDVAAALDGYAGPLLSQSVSPAVGRLRTEMSTSLRGAVMATGSLALLRRWLQLPEGRDDRDGWRLLQDSARVRPVVRAQAKGHLAGLDFELG, from the coding sequence GTGAAGGCAGCCAGGGTGTCGGCCCTCGTCCCGTCGGCCAAGGTGCGCGCGGTTCACGAACTATTCGTCGCCGGTGACGTCGACGCCACGTACCTGAATACGACCCCGCTGCGACGGGTCGTCGCCGAGAGCTGGCAGCGCAGCCTGGCGCGCGGCGTGGATCCCGATCGCAGCGGTGCCCGGTCCACCGAGCTTGCGCAGAGCGTGGCCCGCATGCGCGCGGCGCATCCGCTGGCGTCGGCACTCCCGCTGATCCGCCGACTGCTCGTCGACGATGCGACGTCCTCCGGTGTGATGGTCGCGATCAGTGGGGCCGACGGGACGCTGCTCTGGGTGGAGGGCGACTCGACGGCCCGCCGCAAGGGCGAAGCGATGAACTTCGTGCCGGGTGCCGACTGGAGTGAGCGCAGTGCGGGCACTAACGCGCCGGGCACCGCGCTCGCGCTGAACGCCGAGGTGCAGATCCACGGCAGCGAGCACTTCTCCCGCATCGTGCAGCCCTGGAGTTGCACGGCCGTGCCGGTGCACGACCCCGCGACGGGCGCGCTGATCGGGGCGATCGACCTGACCGGTGGAGCCGAGGTGTCGTCACAGCAGACGCTGGCGCTGGTGCGCGCGACCGTCGTCGCCGTCGAGAACCATCTGGCCCTGCTGCGTTTCACCGGATCCGCCCACACCGAGCCGCGCCCCGTCGGGCCGCCCCGCTTGACGGTGCTCGGCGCCGGACGTGCGCAATGGGAGAGCACCGACGGGTACGGGCACATGCACCGCACCACGCTCACCGGCAGGCACGCCGACATCCTCGTTCTGCTGAGCCGCCATCCCGAGGGCCTGAGTGCGGACCACCTCGCCATGCTCTTGGACGAGAAGCACCTCGACGTCGTCACCGTCCGCGCGGAGATGTCGCGGCTGCGCAAGGTCGTCGGACCGGAGCTGCTCACCTCGCGGCCCTACCGGCTCAACGGACCGGTGTCGAGCGATGTCGCCGACGTGTTCGACGCCCTGTCCGCCGGTGACGTGGCCGCCGCCCTCGACGGGTACGCCGGGCCGCTGCTCAGCCAGTCGGTGTCTCCGGCGGTCGGTCGCTTGCGTACCGAAATGAGCACCAGCCTGCGCGGAGCGGTGATGGCGACGGGGAGTCTCGCGCTGCTGCGGCGGTGGCTCCAACTCCCCGAGGGCCGCGACGATCGCGATGGCTGGCGGCTGTTGCAGGACAGCGCGCGGGTGAGGCCCGTCGTGCGGGCTCAGGCCAAGGGTCACCTCGCCGGCCTCGACTTCGAACTCGGCTAG
- the acs gene encoding acetate--CoA ligase, whose translation MPETDTEITSSYPPPAGFAEQANATAALYDEAEEDRLAFWAAQAERLSWETPFTDVLDWSEAPFAKWFVGGRLNVAYNCVDRHVEAGNGDRVAIHWVGEPIDDERTITYAELKDEVSKAANAFTELGLVAGDRVAIYMPMVPEAIVAMLACARLGAMHSVVFAGYSASALRARIEDAEAKLVITTDGQYRRGKAASLKEAVDEAVQGSDSVEHVVVVRRTGIDVEWTDGRDLWWHDVVDSASPDHTPEAFDAEHPLFLLYTSGTTGKPKGIMHTTGGYLTQSSYTHFNVFDVKPETDVYWCTADIGWITGHTYIVYGPMSNGVTQVVYEGTPASPDEHRHFQVIEKYGVTIYYTAPTLVRTFMKWGRQLPAEHDLSSLRLLGSVGEPINPEAWRWYRMAFGTDRTPIVDTWWQTETGSAMISPLPGVTACKPGSAMRPLPGISAMIVDDDGNQLEPGTDHGEQANGYLVLDKPWPSMLRGIWKDPERFKETYWSRFADRGWYFAGDGARYGKDGEIWVLGRIDDVMNISGHRISTAEVESALVGHSGVAEAAVVGATDAHTGQAICAFVILKAHHADTPQEQMIDELRKQVATEISPIARPREIHVVPELPKTRSGKIMRRLLRDVAEGRELGDTSTLLDPGVFEAIRASK comes from the coding sequence ATGCCCGAGACCGACACGGAGATCACGTCTTCCTATCCGCCCCCCGCCGGTTTCGCCGAGCAGGCGAACGCCACGGCCGCGCTGTACGACGAAGCCGAAGAGGACCGCCTCGCGTTCTGGGCGGCCCAGGCCGAGCGACTGTCCTGGGAGACTCCGTTCACCGACGTGCTCGACTGGTCGGAGGCGCCCTTCGCCAAGTGGTTCGTCGGCGGGCGTCTCAACGTGGCCTACAACTGCGTCGACCGGCACGTCGAGGCGGGCAACGGCGACCGGGTCGCCATCCACTGGGTCGGTGAACCCATCGACGACGAACGCACCATCACCTATGCCGAATTGAAGGACGAGGTCTCCAAGGCCGCCAATGCCTTCACCGAACTGGGCCTGGTCGCCGGTGACCGGGTCGCCATCTACATGCCGATGGTGCCCGAGGCGATCGTGGCGATGCTGGCCTGTGCCCGCCTGGGCGCAATGCACTCGGTGGTGTTCGCCGGCTACTCCGCGTCGGCCTTGAGGGCCCGCATCGAGGACGCCGAAGCCAAGCTGGTCATCACCACCGACGGGCAGTACCGCCGCGGCAAGGCCGCCTCGCTGAAGGAGGCAGTCGACGAAGCGGTCCAGGGCTCCGACAGCGTCGAGCACGTCGTCGTGGTGCGGCGCACCGGCATCGACGTCGAGTGGACCGACGGTCGCGATCTGTGGTGGCACGACGTGGTCGATTCGGCCTCACCCGATCACACGCCAGAGGCCTTCGACGCCGAGCATCCCTTGTTCCTGCTCTATACGTCCGGGACGACGGGTAAGCCCAAGGGCATCATGCACACCACGGGCGGCTACCTCACCCAGTCCAGCTACACGCATTTCAACGTGTTCGACGTGAAGCCGGAGACCGACGTCTACTGGTGCACCGCCGACATCGGCTGGATCACCGGGCACACCTACATCGTCTACGGACCGATGTCGAACGGCGTGACGCAGGTCGTCTACGAGGGCACGCCGGCGTCACCCGACGAGCACCGGCACTTCCAGGTGATCGAGAAGTACGGCGTGACGATCTACTACACCGCGCCCACCCTGGTCCGCACGTTCATGAAGTGGGGCAGGCAGCTTCCCGCTGAGCACGACCTGTCCAGCCTGCGACTGCTCGGCTCGGTGGGCGAACCGATCAACCCGGAGGCGTGGCGCTGGTACCGCATGGCGTTCGGCACGGACCGGACGCCGATCGTCGACACCTGGTGGCAGACGGAGACCGGCTCGGCGATGATCTCGCCGCTCCCCGGTGTCACGGCCTGCAAGCCGGGTTCGGCGATGCGTCCGCTGCCGGGGATCTCCGCGATGATCGTCGACGACGACGGCAACCAGCTCGAACCGGGCACCGACCACGGCGAACAAGCCAACGGCTACCTGGTCCTGGACAAGCCGTGGCCCTCGATGCTGCGCGGCATCTGGAAGGACCCCGAACGCTTCAAGGAGACCTACTGGTCGCGGTTCGCCGACCGCGGCTGGTACTTCGCCGGTGACGGTGCCCGCTACGGCAAGGACGGCGAGATCTGGGTGCTCGGCCGCATCGACGACGTCATGAACATCTCCGGCCACCGGATCTCGACCGCCGAGGTCGAGTCGGCACTCGTCGGGCATTCCGGCGTCGCCGAGGCCGCGGTCGTCGGCGCGACCGATGCGCACACGGGTCAGGCGATCTGCGCGTTCGTGATCCTCAAGGCCCACCACGCGGACACTCCGCAGGAGCAGATGATCGACGAGCTCCGCAAGCAGGTCGCCACCGAGATCTCCCCGATCGCGCGGCCCCGCGAGATTCACGTCGTTCCGGAACTGCCGAAGACCCGCAGCGGCAAGATCATGCGGCGTCTGCTGCGGGACGTCGCCGAAGGCCGCGAACTCGGCGATACCTCGACGCTGCTCGACCCCGGCGTGTTCGAAGCCATCCGCGCCAGCAAGTAG
- a CDS encoding oxidoreductase has translation MANPDPLAPLAELPGVVDAGEEAREALALAHRHKANRRGWPGTAAEAAMRAARASSVLDGGSLVLEPDDGPDPVLAGALRVAEALEGGATSMVGVWQRAPLQAIARLHALAAADLTDDDRLGRPRADAGVGRRLEMLADVVTDTRVPAPVLAAVVHGELLVLAPFGVADGVVARGVSRLATIASGLDTHGLGVPESFWMQKPGDYRAAARGFESGTREGLTAWLVNSSHALTAGAREALAIAEASLK, from the coding sequence GTGGCCAATCCCGACCCCCTTGCCCCACTGGCGGAACTGCCCGGGGTTGTCGACGCCGGCGAAGAGGCCCGCGAGGCGCTGGCCCTGGCTCATCGACACAAGGCGAACCGGCGCGGCTGGCCGGGGACGGCGGCCGAGGCGGCCATGCGCGCCGCCCGCGCCTCGTCGGTCCTCGACGGCGGGTCGCTCGTGCTCGAACCGGACGACGGGCCAGACCCCGTCCTCGCTGGAGCACTGCGGGTCGCCGAGGCGCTCGAGGGTGGGGCGACGTCCATGGTGGGGGTGTGGCAGCGTGCGCCCTTACAGGCGATCGCGCGGCTTCATGCGCTCGCCGCAGCGGACCTGACCGATGACGACCGGCTCGGCCGGCCGCGTGCGGATGCCGGGGTGGGACGTCGTCTGGAGATGCTCGCCGACGTCGTGACGGACACCCGAGTTCCCGCGCCGGTGCTGGCCGCGGTCGTGCACGGCGAGCTGCTGGTGCTCGCACCCTTCGGGGTCGCCGACGGCGTGGTGGCCCGCGGCGTGTCGCGGTTGGCGACCATCGCCAGCGGTCTGGATACGCATGGTCTCGGTGTACCGGAGTCCTTCTGGATGCAGAAGCCCGGCGACTACCGCGCGGCCGCTCGAGGTTTCGAGTCCGGGACGCGGGAGGGGCTGACGGCATGGCTCGTCAACAGCAGTCATGCGTTGACGGCCGGAGCGCGGGAGGCGCTGGCGATCGCCGAGGCTTCGCTCAAGTGA